The Pseudomonas asiatica sequence ATTGGGTTGGCGCATGCTCCTAGAAGAATTTCGCGGTAACCAATCGCGCCATCTTTCGCAGCCTTTACAAGCTTGTTGTGATCTTTCACGCTGACTAGATTTAAAATTTGGTCTTTTCTCTTTTCGCCATGTGGGCTTACGAAGGTAGAGGTGTTGAGTGCAGAGAAGCTTCTAGCCACTGATTCATACATGGCGCGGATATACTCAGCCTGCGCTTCTTGATTTAAGTTAGCATTGAGATGGTAATACCCATTTCCATAATACCTAGTCATGGCACGACTCGCATGCTTCAGTTGATACTGAACTGAGGGGTCGCTCACAATCCCTGAGGCGCTCATGTTAACCGCCCCCGTGCGCCGAAGCTGATGCCATGCAAGCGGCCAGATTTTACCCACAGCATATTTTGCAGGGGATAATGTTGGAGTGATCAAAAGAGCCCCTACTAAATCGCCTTCCTGGATCTTAAGCTCGTTAGTATCAAATAATCTTGGATATCTGCTTAGAAACATACTGTAATGGAGTTCATGGCAGCGGATATCGGGGGTGGTATCAAATCTGGTACTTCTACGCCATGGCTCGTAAGCTCTAAGTGCAAGAAAAGGATTTTGTTTGTCTTCCTCAGTCAATGAAATATTTGAGTTGAAGGAGGCACACCTGGTCCTAAATTTGCTAACTGAGTTCATTACCTCAATGGCCAAGTTCGAAGATGGGGAGGTGATCCAGTATGCTTCATCGTCCTCGACTGTTTTGTTAGTCGAGCCTCTAAGGAGGTAAATGTCTTCTTTTGTAACCTTGTCTTTTTCAATCACCAAGCAATCGGATCTGAGCGAGGATGTTTCATCGATACGCATTAGCGTAAAATTTAGTAAGTATGCTTTACCGATATTGCTAGCCATTGAAAAATACTGCGACAAGATGGTGGCGCCATTATGTCGGACATCTCCACACCATTTCTCTAGCAGATCCAATATCCCAAAATTTTCGGCGGTGATATAAAAAGGGCCAAATTTATGACCGCTAAATAACTTCGACTTTAAAGCTGGATTGTTTAGTGATACAAAGGGGAGGTTATATTTTGTCAATTGTTGTGAGCATGAAGCTTCCAAGCTTCCGGCGTTTAGAGCATATGCTTGAAGGCAGTATTCCGCACATGCCTCCAAAGCACCTAAGTTATTCCTGAAGTCTTCAAGGAAATCACGGAGTCGACTTAATTGATACAGCCATATCCGGGGCGGGATATAGGCTGTCTGTGATTTTTCATGTGCAGGGATTTTTGACTGTAATTCGGCTATTCCTTTGGCGTCAAGAATGTATACGCCAGAATGCTCGCGTTGCTCCCATAAGGTATGAAGCAGTACGATAAGTCGACGAGCCTGAGACGGCCAGACGACCTTAGAGAAGCTTTCAATAACTTTTGGGAATCGATACAAGTCAGTCGCTAGAATATTGTTCTTTGTGCAGTATGTGAAGATCT is a genomic window containing:
- a CDS encoding site-specific integrase encodes the protein MPSMVFAGLNIVTATASPSDVNFMPSAWPPAPDFPICISTEGEITARYGDNEWDLTPWAGFVLKLNFGESKRKRSGDISPENSEIFKRIVAFWIYGPNPCREIRTLVSQYENFRQIFTYCTKNNILATDLYRFPKVIESFSKVVWPSQARRLIVLLHTLWEQREHSGVYILDAKGIAELQSKIPAHEKSQTAYIPPRIWLYQLSRLRDFLEDFRNNLGALEACAEYCLQAYALNAGSLEASCSQQLTKYNLPFVSLNNPALKSKLFSGHKFGPFYITAENFGILDLLEKWCGDVRHNGATILSQYFSMASNIGKAYLLNFTLMRIDETSSLRSDCLVIEKDKVTKEDIYLLRGSTNKTVEDDEAYWITSPSSNLAIEVMNSVSKFRTRCASFNSNISLTEEDKQNPFLALRAYEPWRRSTRFDTTPDIRCHELHYSMFLSRYPRLFDTNELKIQEGDLVGALLITPTLSPAKYAVGKIWPLAWHQLRRTGAVNMSASGIVSDPSVQYQLKHASRAMTRYYGNGYYHLNANLNQEAQAEYIRAMYESVARSFSALNTSTFVSPHGEKRKDQILNLVSVKDHNKLVKAAKDGAIGYREILLGACANPMPCPYGG